The window TGCTGAAACCCAGGAATAAAGAAAAAGAGTGCCGCTCCATTGAAGTAGCCGTGGGTCTCGTCCAGGTGATTGGTGCGGACGCTCAGCTCATTGGCAAACACGCGATACCGCACCTGTACCGTCGAGACGTCATCTGTATCGATCTGCCAGTGGTTTTTGCCCAGCTTGCGCCACTCCAAAGGGCGATCATCGCTTTGTGCAGCAAAATTCTGAACATGACGGGAATACTCGCGCACTAGATAGGAACCCGGCGTCCAAACGGGCATTTTCAGATCTAGGGACGCTCGCTCCCATCCCTCAATCTGCAGTTCCACCTCGAATAAATGGGAGGTGGGCTGAGGCATTGAAACCTGATAGTGCAGGGTAACCGTCGTTTCAGACGGGAGGGGCGATCGCGTCGGATTAGCGTTGATCATGATCGTTCGTGGGCAGCCTATCGAATCTATATCTTAGCGACTGACGGGGAGGACGGGGATGCCTGCGTTGATTCCCCTCAAGTCTGGCGACCGCGACCTGAAAACCCAGATCATCTCGGCCAGCGCCCTGCAACGCCATCCATCAAAATATTCATCCAGATAACCTGATCGATTGGATTAAGGACGATTACTTTCGTCTTCCGGTGTTACGGTCACTTCGGCAATACTGCCATCCTCGCCCATCACAGTCGATTCACTGCCGTTTGCCGATAACATCACGGCTCCGGCATCGCCAGCTAGCACCGTGATCTCTTCCTCACCCAGCCAGGTTTGCTCGGTGCCTTCGTCCATAATGCCTTCAAACTCAGACTCGCCATCGACGGTGACTTGCATCCAAGACCGCCGATTTAGCATGATGCTCACCTGAACGGGTGCCGTGGTTATTTTTGATAAGGCTTCAACCACACCGACACCAGGAACCGCGATCGCCCGCCCGGTCGATTCAGCAAATAACGGTACAGGGGCATCATCAACGGCATCGGATTCCCCACCAGGAGAAGACGCCTCTGGCTCTGAAACAGGAGCGGCGGTTCTCGACTCTGGTGTTGCAACCGACTCAGGCTGCGATGCCGACTGAGGCGCATTGGACTGATGGGCACCGCGACTTAATCCATACAGAATGCCACCTAGAACCACGACTCCGGCTGCGGCTGCGCCAATGAGTGGCCAGTTAAGTTTAGGTTTTGTGGGGTCAATTGGCAAAGACTTGAGAAATTTGAGGCTTGGAAACTGCCAAGGTGCAGGCTGATTGACGAGGGGATCATCGTCGATACATTCAGATTGCAGGGGCTGAGCATAGAGGGGAAACTCTTGGGCGATCGCCTGCCCATCCAGCCCAAGGGCGTCAGCATAGCGACGGATAAAGCCCTGGATAAATATTGGCTCTGGCAATACGTGGTCATCCCCTGCTTCAATAGCGCGTAGAATGCGCAGCGGGATATAGGTGTGCGACGCAATCTCCTCCAAGGGCAGCCCTTGCTCTTGGCGAACTCGCTCCAAGTAAAGACCGATTTCTTGCAATCGCTCGAGCTGCGTCATTTCTAACTTACTCACAAGCCCCTTCCCCACGTTATCCATGACTCACAAACAGAGCAACAAACCCTAAAGTACTACGGCTTATCCTACAGCGTATCGAATTATTAATATCCTCAATGTACACTGTGGCGTTTCAAATCTGTAAGTATCTCCAGATATAGCCTGAAGGATCACCTGGCTGGATTGACCCAGTTGGATGATGTTGCAGGCTCCTGCCGGAGGCTATCGTAGAAGTAGATTAGGGGTTACTCGAAGCCATCATGGATGGAGACTGTGACAATGAAAGCGGCGACGATCGCCTTACTCGTAACTGGATCGGTAACTGCCGCCGCAACTGGAGTTGTGATTGCAACCCATCAAGCTACAGAGCAAGACGCCGTGAATGCAACGGTGGAGATCAACCCAGCACAGTCATCCTCTGCCCCTGCTCCAGATCAGGATCTGAATCCCACAGTTCCTTCTCAGGATCTGGTTTCCGATGATTCCGATCATGTACACCATGCTTCCACGGAGGACTCCAACCCTATGCTGTCTACACCCCTACCTCCGACACTAACTCCCGTTCGCACCCTATTTGATGCGGTGATTCCTGAAGTACGATCGCGCACTCAGGTAGTGCTTCTCCTACCCGATGCGTTGTCTGACGCCGTTTTGGATGAACCTATCTACCTTCACCACACGGAAGATACGCGCCACTACAGCATCATATTAGGACTCACTCCCGACTGCACGGCTAATGTTTGCTCGGTGGGATCCATCGAGGCAGAACTGGATGGTACCCCCTATCCGGAGGAATTTAGTGAGAGGGTCAACCTCGCTCAAAATATCCAGGGTCATTTTCAGCCGATGATCTGCGGCGCGTCTTGCTTACCTCCGGTGGTTGGCTGGAGCTATGCTGGAGCGTTTTACCGCATCTATCTCAAAGTGCCAGGGTCAGATG is drawn from Synechococcales cyanobacterium T60_A2020_003 and contains these coding sequences:
- a CDS encoding helix-turn-helix domain-containing protein, translated to MTQLERLQEIGLYLERVRQEQGLPLEEIASHTYIPLRILRAIEAGDDHVLPEPIFIQGFIRRYADALGLDGQAIAQEFPLYAQPLQSECIDDDPLVNQPAPWQFPSLKFLKSLPIDPTKPKLNWPLIGAAAAGVVVLGGILYGLSRGAHQSNAPQSASQPESVATPESRTAAPVSEPEASSPGGESDAVDDAPVPLFAESTGRAIAVPGVGVVEALSKITTAPVQVSIMLNRRSWMQVTVDGESEFEGIMDEGTEQTWLGEEEITVLAGDAGAVMLSANGSESTVMGEDGSIAEVTVTPEDESNRP